A section of the Myxocyprinus asiaticus isolate MX2 ecotype Aquarium Trade chromosome 22, UBuf_Myxa_2, whole genome shotgun sequence genome encodes:
- the LOC127413459 gene encoding melatonin receptor type 1A-like, translating to MVEGTDAPLRNISTGNRDSKFLSFPWVVSLLSSVLITTIIVDVLGNLLVIVSVFRNRKLRKAGNAFVVSLAIADLVVAIYPYPLVLTAIFHDRWIAGDIHCQISGFLMGLSVIGSIFNITGIAINRYCYICHSLKYDKIFSNKNTVCYVILVWVLTILAIIPNWFVESLLYDPRVYSCTFAQSVSSLYTITVVVVHFILPIGIVTYCYLRIWILVIQVRKRVKPDSRPKIKPHDFRNFLTMFVVFVLFAICWAPLNLIGLAVAIHPRLGQAIPEWLFTASYFMAYFNSCLNAVIYGVLNHNFRKEYKRIVLAIFRFHC from the exons GCAAGTTTCTCTCTTTTCCCTGGGTGGTTTCTCTACTCTCCAGCGTCCTGATCACTACTATTATAGTAGACGTACTGGGCAACCTGTTGGTCATTGTATCAGTCTTTAGAAACAGAAAACTCAGGAAGGCAG GCAATGCCTTTGTGGTGAGTTTGGCAATAGCAGATCTGGTAGTAGCCATCTACCCGTATCCACTAGTGCTAACCGCAATCTTCCATGACCGCTGGATTGCCGGTGACATTCACTGCCAAATCAGTGGCTTCCTAATGGGGCTCAGCGTTATTGGCTCGATTTTCAACATCACAGGTATCGCCATCAACCGCTACTGTTACATCTGCCACAGCCTTAAGTATGATAAGATCTTTTCCAACAAGAATACGGTATGCTACGTCATCCTGGTCTGGGTGCTGACTATCCTGGCCATCATCCCAAATTGGTTTGTGGAGTCTCTACTGTACGACCCACGGGTATATTCATGCACCTTTGCCCAATCAGTGAGCTCGCTCTACACCATCACAGTGGTGGTGGTACACTTCATCCTGCCCATCGGTATCGTCACATACTGCTACCTGCGTATCTGGATTCTTGTCATACAGGTCCGGAAACGGGTCAAGCCTGACAGTCGACCCAAGATCAAGCCTCACGACTTCCGGAACTTTCTCACCATGTTTGTGGTGTTCGTGTTGTTTGCCATCTGCTGGGCTCCTCTGAACTTAATTGGCTTGGCAGTGGCAATCCACCCTAGACTGGGCCAAGCAATACCAGAGTGGCTCTTCACAGCCAGTTACTTCATGGCATACTTCAACAGCTGCCTAAATGCTGTTATATATGGAGTGTTAAACCACAACTTTCGAAAAGAGTATAAAAGGATTGTACTGGCTATTTTCAGGTTTCACTGTTGA